A section of the Malus sylvestris chromosome 17, drMalSylv7.2, whole genome shotgun sequence genome encodes:
- the LOC126612258 gene encoding homeobox-leucine zipper protein HDG2-like isoform X1 — MQAGLIIPARNMPSMMGGNGNITGFASTSGLTLGQPNMMDASNLHPQDMAPNTSESDIPRFRDDDFDSANKSGSDNPEGGSGDDQENPRPKKKRYHRHTQHQIQEMEAFFKECPHPDDKQRKELSRELGLEPLQVKFWFQNKRTQMKTQHERHENTQLRNENEKLRTDNMRYREALGNASCPNCGGPTVLGEMSFDEHHLRLENARLREEIDSISAIAAKYVGKPLGTYPLMSSPVPSRGQLDLGVGNFGGQPGMGGEMYGAGDLLRSISAPSEVDKPMIIELALAAMEELFKMAQMGEPLWMTSFDGTTTILNEDEYIRTFPRGIGPKQNGFKTEASRESAVVIMNHINLVEILMDVNQWSTVFSGIVSRALTLEVLSSGVPGNYNGALQVMTAEFQVPSPLVPTRESYYVRYCKQHADGTWAVVDVSLDDLRPNPEPRSCQRRPSGCLIQELPNGYSKVTWVEHAEVDERGVHNLYKQLVSSGHAFGAKRWVATLDRQCERLASAMASNIPTGDVGVITNQEGRKSMLKLAERMVISFCSGVSASTTHTWTTLSGTGADDVRVMTRKSVDDPGRPPGIVLSAATSFWLPVPPKRVFEFLRDENSRSEWDILSNGGIVQEMAHIANGHDTGNCVSLLRVNSANSSQSNMLILQESCTDPTASFVIYAPVDIVAMNVVLNGSDPDYVALLPSGFAILPDGADIGDSGSGGGSLLTVAFQILVDSIPTAKLSLGSVATVNNLIACTVERIKAALSCDNE, encoded by the exons ATGCAAGCCGGGCTTATTATTCCGGCGAGAAACATGCCTTCCATGATGGGAGGCAATGGGAACATTACTGGGTTTGCGTCAACTTCAGGACTCACACTTGGTCAG CCAAATATGATGGACGCCAGTAATCTGCACCCGCAAGACATGGCTCCAAACACCTCTGAAAGCGACATTCCTCGGTTCCGAGATGATGACTTCGACAGTGCTAACAAATCCGGCAGCGACAACCCTGAAGGCGGTTCGGGTGATGACCAAGAAAACCCTCGACCCAAAAAGAAGCGTTATCACCGCCACACTCAGCATCAGATCCAAGAAATGGAAGC GTTTTTCAAGGAATGTCCCCACCCAGATGACAAGCAGAGGAAGGAACTGAGCCGGGAATTAGGTTTGGAACCATTACAAGTCaaattttggtttcaaaacAAGCGCACCCAAATGAAG ACTCAGCATGAGCGGCATGAGAACACACAACTTCGGAACGAAAACGAAAAGCTCCGTACTGATAACATGAGGTACAGAGAAGCGCTAGGTAATGCCTCATGCCCCAATTGTGGCGGCCCAACAGTTCTAGGGGAGATGTCTTTCGACGAACACCATCTGAGACTCGAAAATGCTCGATTAcgagaagag ATTGATAGTATATCAGCGATAGCTGCGAAGTATGTTGGCAAACCATTAGGAACCTACCCTCTCATGTCTTCTCCAGTTCCTTCCCGTGGTCAACTTGATCTTGGGGTTGGGAACTTTGGTGGTCAGCCAGGCATGGGCGGTGAGATGTATGGTGCTGGAGACCTTCTCAGGTCAATCAGTGCACCAAGTGAGGTAGACAAGCCAATGATAATTGAGCTTGCTCTTGCAGCTATGGAGGAACTCTTCAAAATGGCCCAAATGGGTGAACCTTTGTGGATGACAAGCTTTGATGGCACCACAACCATACTCAATGAAGATGAGTACATCAGGACATTCCCTCGTGGAATCGGGCCAAAACAAAACGGCTTCAAAACTGAAGCTTCGCGTGAGAGTGCAGTTGTTATCATGAACCACATTAACCTTGTTGAGATTCTTATGGATGTG AATCAATGGTCGACTGTGTTTTCTGGGATTGTGTCAAGAGCTCTGACCCTTGAAGTCCTATCATCTGGCGTGCCTGGAAATTACAATGGAGCCTTGCAAGTG ATGACGGCAGAATTCCAAGTTCCTTCACCACTTGTTCCAACTCGTGAGAGTTATTATGTAAGGTACTGCAAACAGCATGCCGATGGCACCTGGGCTGTGGTTGATGTTTCATTGGACGACTTGCGCCCCAATCCTGAGCCTAGATCTTGTCAAAGAAGGCCCTCGGGATGCCTAATTCAAGAATTGCCAAATGGATATTCAAAG GTTACATGGGTTGAGCATGCTGAAGTGGATGAAAGAGGTGTTCACAACCTCTACAAGCAGCTGGTTAGCTCCGGCCATGCATTTGGCGCGAAACGATGGGTTGCCACCTTGGACCGGCAATGCGAACGTCTAGCTAGTGCAATGGCATCAAACATCCCTACTGGTGATGTTGGAG TGATTACAAATCAAGAAGGGAGAAAAAGCATGCTAAAATTGGCTGAAAGAATGGTGATTAGCTTCTGTTCTGGAGTGAGTGCATCAACCACTCACACATGGACCACACTGTCTGGAACCGGTGCTGATGATGTCCGGGTGATGACCCGAAAAAGTGTGGATGATCCCGGAAGGCCTCCAGGTATTGTGCTCAGTGCCGCCACATCTTTTTGGCTTCCAGTTCCTCCCAAAAGAGTCTTTGAGTTTCTCCGCGATGAGAACTCCCGCAGCGAG TGGGATATTCTTTCCAATGGGGGAATTGTTCAAGAGATGGCACACATTGCGAATGGTCATGACACTGGGAATTGCGTGTCTCTACTACGAGTAAAT AGTGCCAATTCAAGCCAGAGCAACATGCTGATACTGCAAGAGAGCTGCACTGACCCAACAGCTTCCTTTGTGATTTATGCACCAGTTGACATTGTTGCCATGAATGTGGTGCTGAATGGGAGTGACCCTGATTATGTTGCCCTTCTTCCTTCTGGGTTTGCTATACTCCCGGATGGAGCCGACATTGGAGACTCTGGCTCTGGTGGTGGTTCCCTTCTCACTGTTGCTTTTCAGATCTTGGTTGATTCAATCCCAACTGCTAAGCTGTCTCTCGGGTCGGTTGCAACAGTTAACAATCTTATTGCTTGCACTGTTGAGAGGATCAAAGCTGCATTGTCATGCGACAATGAGTGA
- the LOC126612258 gene encoding homeobox-leucine zipper protein HDG2-like isoform X3, giving the protein MMDASNLHPQDMAPNTSESDIPRFRDDDFDSANKSGSDNPEGGSGDDQENPRPKKKRYHRHTQHQIQEMEAFFKECPHPDDKQRKELSRELGLEPLQVKFWFQNKRTQMKTQHERHENTQLRNENEKLRTDNMRYREALGNASCPNCGGPTVLGEMSFDEHHLRLENARLREEIDSISAIAAKYVGKPLGTYPLMSSPVPSRGQLDLGVGNFGGQPGMGGEMYGAGDLLRSISAPSEVDKPMIIELALAAMEELFKMAQMGEPLWMTSFDGTTTILNEDEYIRTFPRGIGPKQNGFKTEASRESAVVIMNHINLVEILMDVNQWSTVFSGIVSRALTLEVLSSGVPGNYNGALQVMTAEFQVPSPLVPTRESYYVRYCKQHADGTWAVVDVSLDDLRPNPEPRSCQRRPSGCLIQELPNGYSKVTWVEHAEVDERGVHNLYKQLVSSGHAFGAKRWVATLDRQCERLASAMASNIPTGDVGVITNQEGRKSMLKLAERMVISFCSGVSASTTHTWTTLSGTGADDVRVMTRKSVDDPGRPPGIVLSAATSFWLPVPPKRVFEFLRDENSRSEWDILSNGGIVQEMAHIANGHDTGNCVSLLRVNSANSSQSNMLILQESCTDPTASFVIYAPVDIVAMNVVLNGSDPDYVALLPSGFAILPDGADIGDSGSGGGSLLTVAFQILVDSIPTAKLSLGSVATVNNLIACTVERIKAALSCDNE; this is encoded by the exons ATGATGGACGCCAGTAATCTGCACCCGCAAGACATGGCTCCAAACACCTCTGAAAGCGACATTCCTCGGTTCCGAGATGATGACTTCGACAGTGCTAACAAATCCGGCAGCGACAACCCTGAAGGCGGTTCGGGTGATGACCAAGAAAACCCTCGACCCAAAAAGAAGCGTTATCACCGCCACACTCAGCATCAGATCCAAGAAATGGAAGC GTTTTTCAAGGAATGTCCCCACCCAGATGACAAGCAGAGGAAGGAACTGAGCCGGGAATTAGGTTTGGAACCATTACAAGTCaaattttggtttcaaaacAAGCGCACCCAAATGAAG ACTCAGCATGAGCGGCATGAGAACACACAACTTCGGAACGAAAACGAAAAGCTCCGTACTGATAACATGAGGTACAGAGAAGCGCTAGGTAATGCCTCATGCCCCAATTGTGGCGGCCCAACAGTTCTAGGGGAGATGTCTTTCGACGAACACCATCTGAGACTCGAAAATGCTCGATTAcgagaagag ATTGATAGTATATCAGCGATAGCTGCGAAGTATGTTGGCAAACCATTAGGAACCTACCCTCTCATGTCTTCTCCAGTTCCTTCCCGTGGTCAACTTGATCTTGGGGTTGGGAACTTTGGTGGTCAGCCAGGCATGGGCGGTGAGATGTATGGTGCTGGAGACCTTCTCAGGTCAATCAGTGCACCAAGTGAGGTAGACAAGCCAATGATAATTGAGCTTGCTCTTGCAGCTATGGAGGAACTCTTCAAAATGGCCCAAATGGGTGAACCTTTGTGGATGACAAGCTTTGATGGCACCACAACCATACTCAATGAAGATGAGTACATCAGGACATTCCCTCGTGGAATCGGGCCAAAACAAAACGGCTTCAAAACTGAAGCTTCGCGTGAGAGTGCAGTTGTTATCATGAACCACATTAACCTTGTTGAGATTCTTATGGATGTG AATCAATGGTCGACTGTGTTTTCTGGGATTGTGTCAAGAGCTCTGACCCTTGAAGTCCTATCATCTGGCGTGCCTGGAAATTACAATGGAGCCTTGCAAGTG ATGACGGCAGAATTCCAAGTTCCTTCACCACTTGTTCCAACTCGTGAGAGTTATTATGTAAGGTACTGCAAACAGCATGCCGATGGCACCTGGGCTGTGGTTGATGTTTCATTGGACGACTTGCGCCCCAATCCTGAGCCTAGATCTTGTCAAAGAAGGCCCTCGGGATGCCTAATTCAAGAATTGCCAAATGGATATTCAAAG GTTACATGGGTTGAGCATGCTGAAGTGGATGAAAGAGGTGTTCACAACCTCTACAAGCAGCTGGTTAGCTCCGGCCATGCATTTGGCGCGAAACGATGGGTTGCCACCTTGGACCGGCAATGCGAACGTCTAGCTAGTGCAATGGCATCAAACATCCCTACTGGTGATGTTGGAG TGATTACAAATCAAGAAGGGAGAAAAAGCATGCTAAAATTGGCTGAAAGAATGGTGATTAGCTTCTGTTCTGGAGTGAGTGCATCAACCACTCACACATGGACCACACTGTCTGGAACCGGTGCTGATGATGTCCGGGTGATGACCCGAAAAAGTGTGGATGATCCCGGAAGGCCTCCAGGTATTGTGCTCAGTGCCGCCACATCTTTTTGGCTTCCAGTTCCTCCCAAAAGAGTCTTTGAGTTTCTCCGCGATGAGAACTCCCGCAGCGAG TGGGATATTCTTTCCAATGGGGGAATTGTTCAAGAGATGGCACACATTGCGAATGGTCATGACACTGGGAATTGCGTGTCTCTACTACGAGTAAAT AGTGCCAATTCAAGCCAGAGCAACATGCTGATACTGCAAGAGAGCTGCACTGACCCAACAGCTTCCTTTGTGATTTATGCACCAGTTGACATTGTTGCCATGAATGTGGTGCTGAATGGGAGTGACCCTGATTATGTTGCCCTTCTTCCTTCTGGGTTTGCTATACTCCCGGATGGAGCCGACATTGGAGACTCTGGCTCTGGTGGTGGTTCCCTTCTCACTGTTGCTTTTCAGATCTTGGTTGATTCAATCCCAACTGCTAAGCTGTCTCTCGGGTCGGTTGCAACAGTTAACAATCTTATTGCTTGCACTGTTGAGAGGATCAAAGCTGCATTGTCATGCGACAATGAGTGA
- the LOC126612258 gene encoding homeobox-leucine zipper protein HDG2-like isoform X2 gives MQAGLIIPARNMPSMMGGNGNITGFASTSGLTLGQPNMMDASNLHPQDMAPNTSESDIPRFRDDDFDSANKSGSDNPEGGSGDDQENPRPKKKRYHRHTQHQIQEMEAFFKECPHPDDKQRKELSRELGLEPLQVKFWFQNKRTQMKTQHERHENTQLRNENEKLRTDNMRYREALGNASCPNCGGPTVLGEMSFDEHHLRLENARLREEIDSISAIAAKYVGKPLGTYPLMSSPVPSRGQLDLGVGNFGGQPGMGGEMYGAGDLLRSISAPSEVDKPMIIELALAAMEELFKMAQMGEPLWMTSFDGTTTILNEDEYIRTFPRGIGPKQNGFKTEASRESAVVIMNHINLVEILMDVNQWSTVFSGIVSRALTLEVLSSGVPGNYNGALQVMTAEFQVPSPLVPTRESYYVRYCKQHADGTWAVVDVSLDDLRPNPEPRSCQRRPSGCLIQELPNGYSKVTWVEHAEVDERGVHNLYKQLVSSGHAFGAKRWVATLDRQCERLASAMASNIPTGDVGVITNQEGRKSMLKLAERMVISFCSGVSASTTHTWTTLSGTGADDVRVMTRKSVDDPGRPPGIVLSAATSFWLPVPPKRVFEFLRDENSRSEWDILSNGGIVQEMAHIANGHDTGNCVSLLRSANSSQSNMLILQESCTDPTASFVIYAPVDIVAMNVVLNGSDPDYVALLPSGFAILPDGADIGDSGSGGGSLLTVAFQILVDSIPTAKLSLGSVATVNNLIACTVERIKAALSCDNE, from the exons ATGCAAGCCGGGCTTATTATTCCGGCGAGAAACATGCCTTCCATGATGGGAGGCAATGGGAACATTACTGGGTTTGCGTCAACTTCAGGACTCACACTTGGTCAG CCAAATATGATGGACGCCAGTAATCTGCACCCGCAAGACATGGCTCCAAACACCTCTGAAAGCGACATTCCTCGGTTCCGAGATGATGACTTCGACAGTGCTAACAAATCCGGCAGCGACAACCCTGAAGGCGGTTCGGGTGATGACCAAGAAAACCCTCGACCCAAAAAGAAGCGTTATCACCGCCACACTCAGCATCAGATCCAAGAAATGGAAGC GTTTTTCAAGGAATGTCCCCACCCAGATGACAAGCAGAGGAAGGAACTGAGCCGGGAATTAGGTTTGGAACCATTACAAGTCaaattttggtttcaaaacAAGCGCACCCAAATGAAG ACTCAGCATGAGCGGCATGAGAACACACAACTTCGGAACGAAAACGAAAAGCTCCGTACTGATAACATGAGGTACAGAGAAGCGCTAGGTAATGCCTCATGCCCCAATTGTGGCGGCCCAACAGTTCTAGGGGAGATGTCTTTCGACGAACACCATCTGAGACTCGAAAATGCTCGATTAcgagaagag ATTGATAGTATATCAGCGATAGCTGCGAAGTATGTTGGCAAACCATTAGGAACCTACCCTCTCATGTCTTCTCCAGTTCCTTCCCGTGGTCAACTTGATCTTGGGGTTGGGAACTTTGGTGGTCAGCCAGGCATGGGCGGTGAGATGTATGGTGCTGGAGACCTTCTCAGGTCAATCAGTGCACCAAGTGAGGTAGACAAGCCAATGATAATTGAGCTTGCTCTTGCAGCTATGGAGGAACTCTTCAAAATGGCCCAAATGGGTGAACCTTTGTGGATGACAAGCTTTGATGGCACCACAACCATACTCAATGAAGATGAGTACATCAGGACATTCCCTCGTGGAATCGGGCCAAAACAAAACGGCTTCAAAACTGAAGCTTCGCGTGAGAGTGCAGTTGTTATCATGAACCACATTAACCTTGTTGAGATTCTTATGGATGTG AATCAATGGTCGACTGTGTTTTCTGGGATTGTGTCAAGAGCTCTGACCCTTGAAGTCCTATCATCTGGCGTGCCTGGAAATTACAATGGAGCCTTGCAAGTG ATGACGGCAGAATTCCAAGTTCCTTCACCACTTGTTCCAACTCGTGAGAGTTATTATGTAAGGTACTGCAAACAGCATGCCGATGGCACCTGGGCTGTGGTTGATGTTTCATTGGACGACTTGCGCCCCAATCCTGAGCCTAGATCTTGTCAAAGAAGGCCCTCGGGATGCCTAATTCAAGAATTGCCAAATGGATATTCAAAG GTTACATGGGTTGAGCATGCTGAAGTGGATGAAAGAGGTGTTCACAACCTCTACAAGCAGCTGGTTAGCTCCGGCCATGCATTTGGCGCGAAACGATGGGTTGCCACCTTGGACCGGCAATGCGAACGTCTAGCTAGTGCAATGGCATCAAACATCCCTACTGGTGATGTTGGAG TGATTACAAATCAAGAAGGGAGAAAAAGCATGCTAAAATTGGCTGAAAGAATGGTGATTAGCTTCTGTTCTGGAGTGAGTGCATCAACCACTCACACATGGACCACACTGTCTGGAACCGGTGCTGATGATGTCCGGGTGATGACCCGAAAAAGTGTGGATGATCCCGGAAGGCCTCCAGGTATTGTGCTCAGTGCCGCCACATCTTTTTGGCTTCCAGTTCCTCCCAAAAGAGTCTTTGAGTTTCTCCGCGATGAGAACTCCCGCAGCGAG TGGGATATTCTTTCCAATGGGGGAATTGTTCAAGAGATGGCACACATTGCGAATGGTCATGACACTGGGAATTGCGTGTCTCTACTACGA AGTGCCAATTCAAGCCAGAGCAACATGCTGATACTGCAAGAGAGCTGCACTGACCCAACAGCTTCCTTTGTGATTTATGCACCAGTTGACATTGTTGCCATGAATGTGGTGCTGAATGGGAGTGACCCTGATTATGTTGCCCTTCTTCCTTCTGGGTTTGCTATACTCCCGGATGGAGCCGACATTGGAGACTCTGGCTCTGGTGGTGGTTCCCTTCTCACTGTTGCTTTTCAGATCTTGGTTGATTCAATCCCAACTGCTAAGCTGTCTCTCGGGTCGGTTGCAACAGTTAACAATCTTATTGCTTGCACTGTTGAGAGGATCAAAGCTGCATTGTCATGCGACAATGAGTGA